The sequence TTTGCGATAATCACTAGCACTCAGTCGCCCCGCATTTTCCAAACAGTCCATTTCTGCGTGCAAGATAGAGCTTCCTTTTTGCACTCTTTGGTTGTGACCGCGCCCCACTATTTTGCCATCTATCACCAACACCGAACCAATGGGTATGCCACCCTCATCTAGCCCTTTTTGGGCTTCTTCTAGGGCTGCTTCTAAAAATTTGTCCATCGTTTTGCCTTTTTCATATTTCTAGAGTGCTTTGCATTATATATATTTTATTCTATGGTGGCTAGCCCCAGACTCTCTCGTGACCTTTTCACAACGATACAAACCCTGTACCCCTCCCCAAAAACTAGACCGAATATGAGTTGATAACTTCTGCTAAAATAATTGCAGGAGTTAGGAATGAAGAAGAGTAGATTTACAGAGAGCCAAATTGTGGGCATTTTAAATGAAGTAGAAGCTGGGATGAGAGTTTCTGATGTGTGTCGTAAACATGGTGTTAGTAATCAAACCTTTTATGTGTAGAAAAGTAAGTATGGAGGTATGAGCGTCTCGGACATAAAACGTCTCAAAGAGCTAGAGAATGAGAACGCTAAGCTTAAAAAGATGTTTGCAGATATGGCACTTGAAAATCACGCACTAAAGGATCTTTTAGAAAAAAAGCTCTAACGCCTGACGGTAAACGAGAAGCTGTAGAGCATCTTCATAAAGAACATGAGCTTTCTCTTCGTCAGGCATGTAAAATAGTTGGACTAAATCGTAGCAGTTTTTATTATCAAGCTACACCAAAAGAGGATAGAGAGGTGATTGATGCGCTCAATCACTTTGCTACTAAGCACATCCGTAATGGTTTTAAAAAGCTCTATCTTCGAATTCGTAATGCAGGATATGATTGGAATCATAAACGAGTATTATACTGCCACTAAAATTCAAGACAATAAATTGAAAGGTTTATCTTCCTAAATGGTAGAATTTTCTAAAGATTTAGGAGAGGAAAAAATGAGTAGAAAAAGAAAAAGCTATAGTGCAGAATTTAAAACTAGAGTTGTCTTAGAATTACTAGGTGGCGAAGAGACTGTAGCACAGATTGCCAGTAAATATGAGATTACACCAAAAAGTCTCATTGATTGGAAAAAGCAGTTTTTAGAGAATGCATCACTAGTATTTGATGTAGGTTCGGCTACTAAAGCCTATAAAGATGAGATAGAAGAGCTAAAAACAGAGAATGATGCTCTAGCAAAGAAATTAGGAAAAACAACCATAGAGAGGGATTGGGCAGTGGGAAAGCTAAAGAGCTTGGGCTTATCAAATAAAAAAGATCTTGTCACACCCAAGCTAAAGAATCTCTCCATGGCAAGACAATGTGAAATAATAGATTTAAATCGCTCAACCCTTTATTATGAACCTAAACCCATATCAGACAATGATTTAAAAATCATGAAAAGGATAGATGAGATATATACTGATATATCCTCAACCTATGGCTATCGGTTTATGCATAGGCAGCTTTTGGAAGATGGATTTTCAATTGGTGTAAATAAAGTCAATAAGCTAATGAACACTATGGGGATACAGGCAATCTTTCCAAAAAAGAAACGACACACATCCATTAAAAACTATAAACATAAAATCTATCCATATCTACTACGAGAGCTTGAAATTAACAGAGCCAATCAGGTTTGGAGTGGAGATATTACCTATATCCCAATCAAGGGTGGTTTCGTGTATTTGTGCGCCATTATTGATTGGCACAGTAAAACGATACTCTCATGGAAAATATCAACAACTATGGATACATCTCTTGTAACAGATGTTTTAAAAGAAGCCATTGAAAAATATGACATTCCTGTAATATTCAACTCCGACCAAGGTAGCCAATATACCAGCCATGAACATACAGAACTTCTCAAGAAACACAACATTCAAATCTCTATGAACGGTAAAGGCAGATCCATTGATAATATTGCCATTGAGAGATTTTTTAGGACTTTAAAATATGATGAAATCTATATCAATGAGTATAGCTCTATTTCAGATCTCAGATTTAAGGTTTCAAGATATATC comes from Wolinella succinogenes DSM 1740 and encodes:
- a CDS encoding IS3-like element IS1302 family transposase; this encodes MVEFSKDLGEEKMSRKRKSYSAEFKTRVVLELLGGEETVAQIASKYEITPKSLIDWKKQFLENASLVFDVGSATKAYKDEIEELKTENDALAKKLGKTTIERDWAVGKLKSLGLSNKKDLVTPKLKNLSMARQCEIIDLNRSTLYYEPKPISDNDLKIMKRIDEIYTDISSTYGYRFMHRQLLEDGFSIGVNKVNKLMNTMGIQAIFPKKKRHTSIKNYKHKIYPYLLRELEINRANQVWSGDITYIPIKGGFVYLCAIIDWHSKTILSWKISTTMDTSLVTDVLKEAIEKYDIPVIFNSDQGSQYTSHEHTELLKKHNIQISMNGKGRSIDNIAIERFFRTLKYDEIYINEYSSISDLRFKVSRYINFYNHNRFHSALNYQKPMNVYLEGLKNVA